The Electrophorus electricus isolate fEleEle1 chromosome 19, fEleEle1.pri, whole genome shotgun sequence genome has a segment encoding these proteins:
- the zgc:194312 gene encoding odorant receptor 131-2, giving the protein MMMSNDTGENLYTHIRVWASATAFIILLFFNLVINWTIVTEDRLRNHARFVLVFHLLFSALIYFAVCFIFYLQIDLDVTMDASTCVALITILTTSASNILFTITAMALDRYFAICFPLKYSGNYFKLWPWCLGILTWGLASIIPLTLFPKEDNATTHSGNCRREKLKGGEVHKILLISLCTVLILYSYVRILCEGRRLGVLNRRNRAGCKTIALHGAQLAVYIIPNFINFVLHVLKNKKVIAIETKDRSAVITFVFFSLAQCIAPIVYGLRKEELLEHLCHRYPCLSCRLKSILEWTVNVTHPHHCPQQRERRMTSETLLSRETSQTTV; this is encoded by the exons ATGATGATGTCAAACGACACTGGAGAGAATTTGTACACCCACATTCGTGTTTGGGCATCTGCAACGGCTTTCatcattttgcttttcttcaaCCTAGTCATCAACTGGACCATCGTTACCGAAGACCGTCTGCGGAATCACGCGCGCTTTGTGCTCGTGTTCCACTTGCTGTTTTCTGCCTTGATATACTTCGCAGTATGTTTCATCTTCTACCTGCAAATTGACCTGGATGTTACCATGGACGCATCTACTTGCGTGGCACTAATAACTATCCTGACCACCAGTGCATCCAACATCCTATTCACTATAACGGCGATGGCGCTGGACCGatattttgccatttgttttcCACTCAAATACAGCGGCAATTATTTCAAACTGTGGCCGTGGTGTCTTGGAATTTTAACATGGGGTCTTGCATCCATCATCCCTCTCACCCTTTTCCCTAAAGAGGATAATGCGACCACTCACAGCGGGAACTGTAGGAGGGAAAAGCTGAAGGGAGGAGAAGTACATAAAATTTTATTGATCTCGCTTTGTACGGTACTCATTCTTTACAGTTACGTGCGGATTTTATGTGAGGGTCGACGACTGGGTGTGCTGAATCGGCGGAACCGGGCCGGCTGTAAAACAATCGCCTTACATGGGGCACAACTTGCCGTGTATATCATTCCGAACTTCATAAATTTTGTTTTACACGTTCTTAAAAACAAGAAGGTGATCGCGATTGAAACAAAGGACCGGTCTGCAGTGATAACGTTTGTGTTCTTTAGCCTGGCGCAGTGCATTGCTCCGATAGTGTACGGACTGCGCAAAGAGGAGCTTCTGGAGCATCTTTGTCACCGCTACCCGTGCTTGTCCTGTCGGCTCAAGAGTATTCTGGAGTGGACCGTTAATGTCACGCATCCTCACCATTGCCCCCAGCAAAG ggagAGGAGAATGACATCAGAGACACTTCTATCAAGAGAGACATCACAGACGACTGTATGA